In Candidatus Binatus sp., the sequence TCTTCCAGGTAGGTGCGTCGCTTGGTCCCGGGTATCGGCACCATGTCATCGCCCTGCGCGAGCACCCACGCGAGCGCGAGTTGGCTCGGCGTGATGTTTTTCTCTTTGGCGATTTCCTTGATCCGATCCACCACCGCGAGATTCTTCTGGAAATTCTCCGCCTCGAAGCGTGGTGAAATCTTGGGCCGCATGTCGTCGCTCGGCAGGTCGCGCAGGTTGCCGCTCAGAAAACCGCGTCCGAGCGGGCTGAATGGAACAAAACCGATTCCGAGTTCGCGCAGCGTCGGGATCACTTCGTCTTCGTAGTCGCGCGTCCACAGCGAATATTCCGATTGCAGCGCGGAAATCGGATGCGTCGCGTGCGCGCGCCGGATCGTCTGCGCGCCGGCCTCCGACAGTCCGAGATAACGCACCTTCCCTTGCTTCACCAACTCCGCCATCGCGCCGACGGTCTCCTCGATTGGCACCTTCCTGTCCACGCGATGCTGATAGTAAAGGTCGATGTAGTCGATGCCGAGCCGCTTCAGCGACGCGTCGCAGGACGAGTGCACGTATTCGGGACGCCCGTTGATCGTACGCTTGCCGTCGGGCAGCACCTGGTTCGCAAACTTGGTCGCGATTATCACGCGGTCGCGATATTTCCGAAGCGTCTTGCCGACCAACTCTTCATTGTGGCCCGCGCCGTACACGTCGGCGGTGTCGAAAAAATCGATGCCGAGTTCGACCGCGCGCTCGAGCGTCGCCGCGGATTCGACGTCGTCGCGCGGACCGTACATCTGCGACATCCCCATGCATCCGAGGCCGAGTTCAAACACTTCGAGTCCCTGGCTGCCGAGCTTGCGCTTTTTCATGGCGTGATTTCTCCTCGATTTGGTTTGTGGATGGGTGCGGACTACAACAGCGCTCGTCTCATATCGGCGAGCACCGCGACGAGGTAGGTGGTGAATCGCGCCGCGAGCGCGCCGTCGATCACGCGATGATCGTAAGACAGCGAGAGCGGCAGAATCATCCGCGGCACGAATCCGCCGTCGCGATAGACCGGCTTGTGCGTCAGCTTCGACACGCCGAGAATCGCGACTTCCGGCGCGTTGATAATCGGCGTGAACGCGGTGCCGCCAATCCCGCCCAGGCTCGACACGGTGAAGCATCCGCCCTGGATATCGGTCGGGCGGAGCTTTCCCGCGCGCGCGGCGGCGGCAAGATCGGCAGTTTCTCGCGCGATTTGCAGCACGCCTTTCTTATCGACGTCGCGCAGCACCGGCACCACCAATCCTTCGGCGGTGTCGGCGGCAAATCCGAAGTTAAAGTACTTCTTTAAGACCAGATTGTCGCCGTCGAGCGACGCGTTGAACTCCGGAAACTCCGTCAGCGCGCCGACCAGCGCCTTCAGGATGAAGGCGAGCATCGTAACTTTTAGGTGCTGCTCCGACTTCGCGTCGTTGATCTGCTTGCGGAACGCTTCGAGCTCGGTGACGTCGGCTTGGTCGAACTGCGTGACGTGCGGGATCATCACCCAGTTGCGCGCGAGATTCGCCTTGGCGATTTTTCTGATGCGCGAAAGCGGCCGGATTTCGACTTCACCGAACTTTTTGAA encodes:
- a CDS encoding aldo/keto reductase, which encodes MKKRKLGSQGLEVFELGLGCMGMSQMYGPRDDVESAATLERAVELGIDFFDTADVYGAGHNEELVGKTLRKYRDRVIIATKFANQVLPDGKRTINGRPEYVHSSCDASLKRLGIDYIDLYYQHRVDRKVPIEETVGAMAELVKQGKVRYLGLSEAGAQTIRRAHATHPISALQSEYSLWTRDYEDEVIPTLRELGIGFVPFSPLGRGFLSGNLRDLPSDDMRPKISPRFEAENFQKNLAVVDRIKEIAKEKNITPSQLALAWVLAQGDDMVPIPGTKRRTYLEENLGAAKITLSNSDLARIEEVAPKGFAAGGRYHDMRSVNI
- the aceF gene encoding dihydrolipoyllysine-residue acetyltransferase, giving the protein MATIDIKIPDIGDFTDVDVIEVMVKPGDRVSVEQSLITIESEKATMEVPSPQAGIVKEVKVHLGDKVSEGSPIIVLETDGVDAQASAPAPASSKLSLVPSEKKPVPAARAAVTEKKNEVASGQAPEEADEGAPKPHASPSVRKFARELGVDLRLVKGSGFQGRIFREDLQAFVNAEMKKPKGAGAGLDLLAWPKVDFKKFGEVEIRPLSRIRKIAKANLARNWVMIPHVTQFDQADVTELEAFRKQINDAKSEQHLKVTMLAFILKALVGALTEFPEFNASLDGDNLVLKKYFNFGFAADTAEGLVVPVLRDVDKKGVLQIARETADLAAAARAGKLRPTDIQGGCFTVSSLGGIGGTAFTPIINAPEVAILGVSKLTHKPVYRDGGFVPRMILPLSLSYDHRVIDGALAARFTTYLVAVLADMRRALL